From the Streptobacillus felis genome, one window contains:
- a CDS encoding septum formation initiator family protein, producing the protein MKKKLYTILFIFLFFLIFTTLLFRIYNNMKLSREMNMKLTESTEKYEKLKQEKEKLQKELEESRKGINKEKFVRDNLNMKKEGERIYKIVNNEEEKNEENSKVDVETDKEENTKTDKENKENGE; encoded by the coding sequence ATGAAAAAAAAACTATATACAATATTATTTATTTTTCTGTTTTTCTTAATATTTACTACATTATTATTTAGAATATATAATAATATGAAATTAAGTAGAGAAATGAATATGAAGTTAACTGAAAGTACTGAAAAATATGAAAAATTAAAACAAGAAAAGGAAAAACTTCAGAAAGAATTAGAAGAATCTAGAAAAGGTATTAATAAAGAAAAATTTGTTAGAGATAATCTTAATATGAAAAAAGAAGGAGAAAGAATATATAAGATAGTTAATAATGAAGAAGAAAAAAATGAAGAAAATTCTAAAGTTGATGTAGAAACTGATAAAGAAGAAAATACAAAAACTGACAAAGAGAATAAAGAAAACGGAGAATAA